The nucleotide window ATTACAAATGACATCTAAGGTTATTGGATTTTAAAGTAAAATGGCTACCGAAAAAATAAATATATTAGCCCAAACATCTTGTGCAACCTCGTGCAAGGTGTATTTTTTCTAAAAGGAGGTTAATGATGGAGTCAAATATACGGTTACTCTATAGTCATTCCATATTGAACATTTCACCGCTTCTACAACAACGCTTTAATGAATTATTAAAAATGGCAAAGATGTTGAATAATATTTGTATAGAAGGCGAAAAACTATTACCCGGTTTTACAAATATTATCGGTGACAGCTGGTATGCATTTTTCGGACGTCATCCAAAAATACGGGAACAAGATATGCACCCTATTAAAATTCATGACACATTTATTTATAAGCTATTACGAAATGAGGAATATATCCGTTGGCATGAACTCACGAAAGGAGACGAAATGTTTAGTGTATTAACAGCGATTGGAATGGCTGAACAGCTGAAAAAATTATTGGAGAATGAGAGAAGTCAAACAATTGTCGTTCCACTGCATAATCACAATCAATTTTCGACACTTTTACAAAACCTAAACGATTCTACAATCTCTACGATGATTCAACGGAATAAAAAGAAAGTAAGTAATACGCAAAAGTCTATTATTGCGGTAGGTACAATGGATGGAAAAAAACGAGAAGAAATTCCGCTACTTGATCAATTCGAGCTGGCAGAAAAATTACGGAACGATAAGGAGCTTCGGAAAATTGCTAATCTGGTTGGTCGCTTTAAAAAAATCGTGTTGAAAAAACAAAAAATGAAGCAAAAACAAACGATGGAGCGAAATAAAATTACCGTTGGCCAAGAAATATCGCGGTTATTACCGGCTGAAATGGCGAATTATATGATTCCTAATCGCAAAGTTGACTTTTTAAGACGCTTTAGTGAGCAGCAAACGTTTATCTTTGATACGAACGGGAAAGAGAAAAAAGGCAGAGGTCCGATAATAATTTGTATCGATGAAAGTAGTTCGATGACGTCGATTAAAGAACAAAGTAAAGCATTTTGTATCGCGCTCTTAATGATAGCAAGAAATCAAAAACGTGATTTTGCAATTATTCCATTCGCTACAAAGCTGGGAGAAGTTAAAATCTTCTTGAAAGGTCAAGCTACGACACAGGAGCTGATTGAGTTTAGTAATAGTTTTCTAGGTGGCGGGACAAATTACGAACATCCATTACGAGAATCATTGGACATTTTATTAAAAAGTGAATTTAAAAAAGCGGATGTATTATTTGTGACAGACGGCTCCAGCTACTTGTCATCTAGCTTTATCCAACAATTTCTTCAAGCAAAAAAGGAAAAGCAATTTGAATGTACGGCAATTGTCCTGACAAATTTTTATAACGCAGTTGATTTAACTGTTGTGAAGAAGTTTTCAGATCGTGTCATTGAGGTTGGAGAATTATTTGAAGCAGATGAAGCATTTGCTTTGTAAATCCTATTTAAGAGTCGTTCTTCCTAGTCAAACTGCTTATTGTCTCTTACAATGACAATATGGAACTGATTTAGGAGGAATTTTATTGTACCAGCAAGATTATGATCAATTATTATCATTAACACCAATGGACCGTGCACAATATGTATTAAACAATGAAGAAATATTTGAGCAACTATTAGCAGAGGTTGGAAATGACAATGCACAACTAAGAGATCAACAAAATTACCGTTTATTTCTTCAATTGCTATCAGAGAATGTAATACCAGAAAAAATCATTCATCACTATGTACAACGTTTAACATCATCTGAAGGCCTGCTCTATGAAATTGGAGCAGTTGGAGATACAAGTGTTTTTCAACGTTCATTCTCAGCGCTTTTTTTAACAGCTATTGTACATGCTGATCGCCAACTACAATTTTTAAATGAAATTGAAATTGAACAAATAACAAAAAGTGCACTTACTCTTTTTACAAAGGAAAAGGATTTACGCAGTTATGTAAATGAACTATCAGGATGGGCACATAGTATTGCGCACACTACAGATCTTTTATGTGCAATTATTCAACATACTCATTATCCAATTCAATATACAGCACATATTTTACAGGGGATCCGTCAAAACTTATGGAAGGGATATGTATTCCAAGATGATGAGGAAGAGCGCTTCTGTAATATTGTTGAAGCTTTGTTAGGAAAGGAGATTGACGAGGACTTACTCATTGAATGGATCGAGCAGTTATATGATTATTTGGAAATGGTAGCGTTCGAGCGCGGCTATGATGCAAATTGGTTTAAAGCAAGAACGAATTTATTAGCGACTTCCAAAACACTCTACTTTTATTTGAAATTTTCAAATCGAAGTGAAAAATTACGGGGAATTGTCTCCATCTTTATCCAACGTTGGCTCAAATTGAACTAAAATATTGGGTGATAATGTTTTTCTACAATAATTCTGGGGAGTTTGACATGTAAATTTATCATCAATTTTATAGTTAATTCTCAAAAATTCTACATGAGGTCCCATGAAAATTTTTTGTTGGAAAATGCAGTCAGCTAAATGATTTCAGCGTGATTATAATTTCTCGATAATATTGTAGAATAAAAACGCTTTTCCGATAGGTCATAAATAAAACTTATCGTAAAAGATAATAATTATGCAATTTACTTATGTGTGAATATAGGCTATTATTAGCGTTGGAGAAAAGAGCATTACAACCTTTTCGATTAAGAAAAACTAGGGGGAACATAACAATGGCAAACTTACACAACAGCCGCGCTTCATTCGAAGTAAATGGTAAAGAGTATAACTACTTCCGTTTAGCTGCAATTGAAGAAGCTGGTATCGCAAACGTATCACGCCTTCCTTACTCAATCAAAGTATTATTAGAATCAGTATTACGTCAGTACGATAACTACGTAATCAAAGAAGAACACGTAAATGAATTAGCAAAATTCGGTTCACACAACAAAGAAGCGGAAGTACCATTCAAGCCTTCACGTGTTGTATTACAAGACTTCACTGGTGTACCAGTAGTAGTTGACTTAGCTTCATTACGTTCTGCAATGAAAGAAATGGGTGGAGACCCAGCTAAAATCAACCCTGCTATTCCTGTTGACCTTGTAATTGACCACTCAGTTCAAGTAGACAAATATGGTAACGCAGCTGCATTACAAGCGAACATGGATTTAGAGTTCGAGCGTAACGCTGAACGTTATAACTTCTTAAAATGGGCTCAAACTGCTTATGATAACTTCCGCGCTGTACCACCTGCAACAGGTATCGTACACCAAGTTAACTTAGAGTACTTAGCACCAATCGTTCACGTGAACGAAACAGAAGAAGGCTTAGTAGCATTCCCAGACTCAGTAGTAGGTACTGACTCTCACACAACTATGATCAACGGTATCGGTGTTCTAGGTTGGGGTGTTGGTGGTATCGAAGCAGAAGCTGGTATGTTAGGTCAACCTTCTTACTTCCCAATTCCTGATGTAATCGGTGTTAAATTAGTAGGTGAATTACCAAACGGTACAACTGCTACTGACTTAGCATTAAAAGTTACTCAAGTATTACGTGCTCGTGGCGTAGTTAACAAATTCGTTGAGTTCTTCGGACCTGGCGTTGTTAAATTACCATTAGCTGACCGTGCTACTATCTCAAACATGGCTCCAGAATACGGTGCTACTTGTGGTTTCTTCGCAGTTGACGAAGAGTCTCTTAACTACATGCGCTTAACTGGCCGTGACGAAGAACACATTGCAGTTGTAGAAGCTTACTTAAAAGCGAACGACATGTTCTTTAACCCAGATTTAGAGCCAGTTTACACTGACGTATTAGAAATTAACCTTGCAGACATCGAAGCGAACCTTTCTGGTCCAAAACGTCCACAAGATTTAATTCCTTTAACTGATATGAAATCTGTATACCGTAACTCTGTAGTAGCTCCACAAGGTACTCAAGGCTTTGGTTTAACAGAAGAAGAATTCGACAA belongs to Solibacillus sp. FSL R7-0682 and includes:
- a CDS encoding vWA domain-containing protein → MESNIRLLYSHSILNISPLLQQRFNELLKMAKMLNNICIEGEKLLPGFTNIIGDSWYAFFGRHPKIREQDMHPIKIHDTFIYKLLRNEEYIRWHELTKGDEMFSVLTAIGMAEQLKKLLENERSQTIVVPLHNHNQFSTLLQNLNDSTISTMIQRNKKKVSNTQKSIIAVGTMDGKKREEIPLLDQFELAEKLRNDKELRKIANLVGRFKKIVLKKQKMKQKQTMERNKITVGQEISRLLPAEMANYMIPNRKVDFLRRFSEQQTFIFDTNGKEKKGRGPIIICIDESSSMTSIKEQSKAFCIALLMIARNQKRDFAIIPFATKLGEVKIFLKGQATTQELIEFSNSFLGGGTNYEHPLRESLDILLKSEFKKADVLFVTDGSSYLSSSFIQQFLQAKKEKQFECTAIVLTNFYNAVDLTVVKKFSDRVIEVGELFEADEAFAL
- a CDS encoding DUF2785 domain-containing protein — protein: MYQQDYDQLLSLTPMDRAQYVLNNEEIFEQLLAEVGNDNAQLRDQQNYRLFLQLLSENVIPEKIIHHYVQRLTSSEGLLYEIGAVGDTSVFQRSFSALFLTAIVHADRQLQFLNEIEIEQITKSALTLFTKEKDLRSYVNELSGWAHSIAHTTDLLCAIIQHTHYPIQYTAHILQGIRQNLWKGYVFQDDEEERFCNIVEALLGKEIDEDLLIEWIEQLYDYLEMVAFERGYDANWFKARTNLLATSKTLYFYLKFSNRSEKLRGIVSIFIQRWLKLN